The Natranaerobius trueperi genome window below encodes:
- the ispF gene encoding 2-C-methyl-D-erythritol 2,4-cyclodiphosphate synthase, with amino-acid sequence MRIGQGIDVHKLSSEDKLVLGGIEIPSEYGLVGHSDADVLIHSIMDALFGSLALGDIGKHFPDTDEQYRGIDSKVLLKRCYEQIKSHGYTLVNLDSTIMAERPKLAPYIPQIRKEISEVIDVKVEKISVKATTFEGLGFVGKKEGIMAQTIVLLQKE; translated from the coding sequence TTGCGCATTGGACAGGGAATAGATGTACATAAACTTTCGTCAGAGGATAAGTTAGTGCTTGGTGGTATTGAAATACCAAGTGAATATGGTTTAGTAGGCCATTCTGATGCAGATGTGTTAATTCACTCTATCATGGATGCTTTGTTTGGTTCATTAGCTTTAGGAGATATTGGTAAACACTTTCCGGATACTGACGAACAGTACCGAGGTATAGATAGTAAAGTGTTATTAAAAAGGTGTTATGAACAAATAAAGTCTCATGGGTATACCCTAGTTAATTTAGATAGTACAATTATGGCAGAACGTCCAAAACTTGCACCTTATATACCACAAATAAGAAAAGAGATTTCTGAAGTGATTGATGTTAAAGTTGAAAAAATAAGTGTGAAGGCAACTACCTTTGAAGGGTTAGGCTTTGTCGGAAAAAAAGAGGGTATTATGGCACAAACAATTGTTTTGCTACAAAAAGAATAA
- the ispD gene encoding 2-C-methyl-D-erythritol 4-phosphate cytidylyltransferase, giving the protein MDNKIISVVLPAGGQGKRMKSSQNKQYLMLNEEPILSHTWRVFARLTCVFIKEIILVVADGEQQFCEDEVVKPYISEKHPEVKVISGGKERQHSVFEGLKLVSEEVEMVVIHDGARPLVSEDVIYQTIGVASESKSAISAVPVKDTIKMINKNSNTVEKTLSRDQLVYVQTPQVFDKELIIKAYENAFKKRMIGTDDSYLVEMLGHNVDVVQGDYQNIKITTPEDLIVAKEILKERGS; this is encoded by the coding sequence ATGGATAACAAAATAATTTCTGTAGTGCTTCCTGCCGGAGGACAGGGAAAACGGATGAAATCATCACAAAACAAACAATATCTCATGTTAAATGAGGAACCAATATTGAGTCACACATGGCGGGTTTTTGCCCGCCTTACTTGTGTTTTTATTAAAGAAATTATACTAGTGGTAGCTGATGGAGAACAACAATTTTGTGAAGACGAAGTTGTTAAACCTTATATTTCAGAAAAACACCCAGAAGTCAAGGTTATTTCTGGTGGAAAAGAACGGCAGCATTCAGTTTTTGAAGGGTTGAAATTAGTATCGGAGGAGGTAGAAATGGTTGTGATCCATGATGGAGCAAGACCTCTCGTCTCTGAAGATGTTATATATCAAACGATAGGTGTTGCAAGTGAAAGTAAAAGCGCTATTTCAGCAGTACCTGTTAAGGATACTATTAAAATGATAAATAAAAATAGCAATACAGTTGAGAAAACACTCTCTCGAGACCAGCTTGTATATGTTCAAACACCGCAAGTGTTTGATAAAGAGTTGATAATTAAAGCTTATGAAAATGCCTTTAAAAAAAGAATGATTGGTACAGATGATTCTTATTTGGTGGAAATGTTAGGGCATAATGTTGATGTTGTTCAAGGCGACTATCAGAATATCAAAATAACTACACCAGAGGATTTAATTGTTGCAAAGGAAATATTGAAAGAACGGGGGTCTTAA